In Actinoplanes sp. NBC_00393, a single genomic region encodes these proteins:
- a CDS encoding MFS transporter, whose protein sequence is MTRDLRLLATGQALSWLGNGFQTVALAVAVVTSGGGARDLGTVMAASVITLLAGTLFGGVWADRLQPQRVMVISDVVRFLATAGIAAMFAGGGYHLAFLCALTVVSAGAGSFFGPAMSALKPLLVPASRLQSANATLSMVQTACGIAGPAAGGITVAAFGAPAGFAVNAVSFLLSMVAAALIRVRVKRGPRKPMLNELRAGWQEIRRRDWLVSGLFGATVYHIANGMILVLVQVVAVERLGGAHAVGLIAAAEGMGGFIGAAVGMRYRPRRLLRAGWLALLLMPVWAFAYVWPGALTAVLAGAVIGYAGLLFFDVAWETAIQENVPQQMLGRVASWDYVTSFVAMPVGNALAGPMSERFGIDRVLTCCALVLFAAAASQLLVRGSRNLTRAEPEAAPAALAPTAAG, encoded by the coding sequence ATGACTCGCGACCTCCGCCTGCTCGCCACCGGTCAGGCCCTCTCCTGGCTGGGCAACGGCTTCCAGACCGTGGCCCTCGCCGTCGCCGTGGTCACCAGCGGTGGCGGCGCCCGCGACCTCGGCACGGTGATGGCCGCCTCGGTGATCACCCTGCTGGCGGGCACACTGTTCGGCGGCGTCTGGGCCGACCGCCTCCAGCCTCAGCGCGTCATGGTCATCTCCGACGTGGTCCGCTTCCTCGCCACCGCCGGCATCGCCGCGATGTTCGCCGGCGGCGGCTACCACCTGGCGTTCCTCTGCGCCCTCACGGTCGTCTCAGCGGGCGCCGGCAGCTTCTTCGGCCCGGCGATGAGCGCGCTCAAGCCGCTGCTCGTGCCGGCGTCCCGGCTGCAATCGGCGAACGCGACGCTCAGCATGGTCCAGACCGCCTGCGGCATCGCCGGTCCGGCGGCCGGCGGCATCACCGTCGCCGCCTTCGGCGCGCCGGCCGGCTTCGCGGTCAACGCGGTCAGCTTCCTGTTGTCGATGGTCGCGGCGGCACTGATTCGGGTACGCGTGAAGCGCGGCCCCCGCAAGCCGATGCTGAACGAGCTGCGCGCCGGCTGGCAGGAGATCCGCCGCCGCGACTGGCTGGTCAGCGGCCTCTTCGGCGCCACCGTCTACCACATCGCCAACGGCATGATCCTCGTGCTGGTTCAGGTCGTCGCGGTCGAACGGCTCGGCGGCGCACACGCGGTCGGCCTGATCGCGGCGGCCGAGGGCATGGGCGGCTTCATCGGCGCCGCCGTCGGGATGCGCTACCGGCCCCGCCGGCTGTTGCGCGCCGGATGGCTCGCACTGCTGTTGATGCCGGTGTGGGCGTTCGCGTACGTCTGGCCCGGCGCGCTCACCGCCGTCCTGGCCGGCGCCGTCATCGGGTATGCCGGGCTGCTCTTCTTCGACGTGGCCTGGGAGACGGCCATCCAGGAGAACGTCCCGCAGCAGATGCTGGGGCGGGTCGCCTCGTGGGACTACGTGACGTCGTTCGTCGCCATGCCGGTCGGCAACGCCCTGGCCGGGCCGATGTCGGAACGCTTCGGCATCGACCGGGTGCTGACCTGCTGCGCGCTGGTCCTCTTCGCCGCGGCCGCGTCCCAGTTGCTCGTCCGGGGCTCGCGCAACCTGACCCGCGCCGAGCCCGAGGCCGCGCCGGCAGCGCTCGCCCCTACCGCCGCCGGCTAG
- a CDS encoding MarR family winged helix-turn-helix transcriptional regulator, giving the protein MEDSVDQHVARWSAFWKDEPAFDPDVEGALIRMIHIQRRLRREDAAAFAGSEDFTLQDYKTLHVLMVQPWPTEATPAQLAEAASVTRAAMTSRLDRLVEAGLVTREMDAADRRRMIIRPTQKGREMWNRYIFEGIERDKQVMSALTREELVQLNGLLRKVLLSLGE; this is encoded by the coding sequence ATGGAAGACAGCGTGGATCAGCACGTCGCGCGGTGGTCGGCGTTCTGGAAGGACGAGCCGGCGTTCGACCCCGACGTCGAGGGGGCACTGATCCGGATGATCCACATTCAGCGGCGGTTGCGGCGTGAGGATGCGGCGGCGTTCGCGGGCAGCGAGGACTTCACGTTGCAGGACTACAAGACCCTGCACGTGCTGATGGTGCAGCCGTGGCCGACCGAGGCCACTCCGGCCCAGCTCGCCGAGGCGGCCAGTGTGACCCGGGCGGCGATGACCAGCCGGCTGGACCGGTTGGTCGAGGCCGGGCTGGTGACCCGGGAGATGGACGCGGCCGACCGTCGGCGCATGATCATCCGGCCCACGCAGAAGGGCCGGGAGATGTGGAATCGGTACATCTTCGAGGGCATCGAGCGGGACAAGCAGGTGATGAGCGCCCTCACCAGGGAAGAGCTCGTCCAGTTGAACGGACTGCTGCGGAAAGTCCTACTATCCCTAGGTGAATAA
- a CDS encoding DUF4395 domain-containing protein: MNNELDPRGQRFAATITSVVVALVLITGSGWLALAQAVVFAVTAYDPRRGPYALIFRAVGRPSEEREPAAPVRFAQLVGGTFLSVSAVGYLSGAEALGMVAAAFGLLAAFLNAAFGLCLGCEAYLAFRRLSGGNADDVRNV; this comes from the coding sequence GTGAATAACGAGCTCGATCCCCGCGGCCAGCGCTTCGCCGCCACCATCACCAGTGTCGTGGTCGCCCTCGTGCTGATCACCGGATCCGGATGGCTGGCGCTCGCGCAGGCCGTGGTCTTCGCCGTCACCGCCTACGACCCCAGGCGTGGCCCTTACGCACTGATCTTCCGGGCCGTCGGGCGCCCGTCGGAGGAGCGGGAGCCGGCCGCGCCGGTGCGTTTCGCCCAGCTGGTCGGGGGCACGTTCCTGAGCGTCTCCGCGGTGGGATACCTCTCCGGTGCGGAGGCGCTGGGGATGGTCGCCGCCGCGTTCGGATTGCTCGCGGCGTTCCTCAACGCGGCATTCGGACTCTGCCTGGGGTGCGAGGCGTACCTGGCGTTTCGCCGCCTAAGCGGCGGAAACGCCGATGATGTCCGTAATGTCTAG
- a CDS encoding response regulator transcription factor, with translation MSTSPAPTGRTKVLLVDDHDLIRKGLRHAFERDRQFEVVGEAATAAEAVRQAGALQPDVVIMDLRLPDGSGLEATRALRKNNSNMGIVVLTMYAGDDQLFGALEAGASAFVPKTAPADEVVAAARHAASAPSAFTAADLAEAMKRRLAPSGPQLSPREGQVLRLLADGMSVAGIAKQLFVSESTAKTHISKLYEKLGAANRAQALMTALRLGLLEAPDAPKF, from the coding sequence ATGTCGACCAGTCCTGCGCCGACGGGGCGCACCAAGGTCCTCCTAGTCGACGATCACGACCTGATCCGTAAGGGGCTGCGACACGCATTCGAGCGCGACCGGCAGTTCGAGGTCGTGGGCGAGGCCGCCACTGCGGCCGAGGCGGTGCGCCAGGCCGGCGCCCTCCAGCCGGACGTCGTGATCATGGACCTCCGGCTGCCCGACGGCAGCGGCCTGGAGGCCACCCGCGCCCTGCGCAAGAACAACTCCAACATGGGCATCGTGGTCCTGACCATGTATGCCGGCGATGACCAGCTCTTCGGCGCTCTCGAGGCCGGGGCCAGCGCTTTCGTGCCCAAGACCGCCCCGGCGGACGAGGTCGTGGCGGCCGCCCGGCACGCCGCGTCGGCGCCCAGCGCGTTCACCGCCGCCGACCTGGCCGAGGCCATGAAGCGCCGCCTGGCTCCGTCCGGCCCGCAGCTCTCCCCGCGCGAGGGGCAGGTCCTGCGCCTGCTCGCCGACGGCATGAGCGTGGCCGGGATCGCCAAGCAGCTCTTCGTCTCCGAGTCCACGGCGAAGACCCACATCTCGAAGCTCTACGAGAAGCTGGGCGCGGCGAACCGGGCTCAGGCGCTCATGACCGCTCTGCGGCTGGGCCTGCTGGAAGCCCCCGACGCACCGAAGTTCTAG
- a CDS encoding GAF domain-containing sensor histidine kinase, whose amino-acid sequence MPAQASGSTRLRPVEAVARVVMLALVAVLTLIATEDPKQLIWIGLLAIAALPAFVAREHYFLAPAGRFAEVVVTGLAAGSVAASAEAIGRVNAGFGAEAVLPYLAVPLLTAALHRRAAEGATLLGVAAGAMVLGGVLTGPPGDRTLLQPGYLAACGQWLVLGVIVTFAAETMRQLLQPPEPTPQPYAEATRLLTQLRSVARSLPGATLDPGGISEHLLEELRAVAPGHRAAVLSASGGGRLVVLAQTGAERVDWETTLDADSAIADAWATQQPQVASRSQARTHQTGEVSSLVVPLVAGVRTIGLVILETDGSGAYPTAVVQSVTEVTGPAALRLEAALLFDDVRSLATNEERQRLAREIHDGVAQELVMVGYGIDNAQATLPEGAEETAEELRTLRAEVTRVITELRLSLFELRSEVDRNGGLAAAIAEYARTLGTSAGLRVHFTFDESTARLPAATEAELLRIAQEAITNARKHAGASNLWVTCTVDPPYAEIEVSDDGKGFADERPDGRYGLTIMAERAERIRGRLKITPRHPSGTTVAVVLGTPPRRDSVRDSVSAPEGE is encoded by the coding sequence GTGCCAGCCCAAGCCAGTGGTTCCACGCGTCTGCGCCCCGTCGAGGCCGTGGCTCGCGTCGTCATGCTCGCACTGGTCGCCGTCCTCACCCTGATCGCCACCGAGGATCCGAAGCAGCTGATCTGGATCGGCCTGCTGGCGATCGCCGCGCTTCCGGCGTTCGTGGCCCGCGAGCACTATTTCCTCGCGCCGGCCGGCCGGTTCGCCGAGGTCGTGGTGACCGGGCTGGCGGCCGGTTCGGTCGCCGCCTCCGCCGAGGCCATCGGCCGGGTGAACGCGGGCTTCGGCGCCGAGGCCGTCCTGCCCTATCTGGCGGTTCCGCTGCTCACCGCGGCCCTGCACCGCCGCGCGGCCGAGGGGGCGACGCTGCTCGGGGTGGCCGCCGGGGCGATGGTGCTCGGCGGCGTGCTGACCGGCCCACCCGGCGACCGCACACTCCTTCAACCGGGCTATCTCGCGGCCTGCGGGCAGTGGCTGGTGCTCGGCGTCATCGTCACGTTCGCCGCCGAGACGATGCGCCAGCTGCTCCAGCCACCCGAGCCCACTCCGCAGCCATATGCGGAGGCGACCCGCCTCCTGACCCAGCTCCGCAGCGTGGCCCGCTCCCTGCCGGGCGCGACTCTGGACCCGGGCGGCATCTCCGAGCACCTGCTCGAGGAGCTGCGGGCGGTCGCCCCCGGGCACCGGGCCGCCGTGCTCTCGGCGAGCGGCGGCGGGCGCCTCGTGGTGCTCGCGCAGACCGGCGCCGAGCGGGTGGACTGGGAGACCACGCTCGACGCCGACTCCGCCATCGCGGACGCCTGGGCCACCCAGCAGCCACAGGTGGCGAGCCGGTCGCAGGCGCGCACGCACCAGACCGGCGAGGTCTCCTCGCTGGTGGTCCCGCTGGTCGCCGGCGTCCGGACGATCGGGTTGGTCATCCTGGAGACGGACGGCTCGGGGGCGTACCCGACGGCTGTCGTGCAGAGCGTCACCGAGGTGACCGGCCCGGCCGCTCTGCGGCTGGAGGCCGCCCTGCTCTTCGACGACGTGCGCTCGCTGGCCACCAACGAGGAGCGCCAGCGCCTGGCCCGGGAGATCCACGACGGGGTCGCGCAGGAGCTGGTGATGGTGGGTTATGGCATCGACAACGCCCAGGCCACCCTGCCGGAGGGCGCCGAGGAGACCGCCGAGGAGCTGCGCACGCTGCGCGCCGAGGTGACCCGGGTGATCACCGAGCTGCGGCTGAGCCTGTTCGAGCTGCGTTCCGAGGTCGACCGCAACGGCGGTCTGGCGGCGGCGATCGCGGAATATGCGCGGACGCTCGGCACCAGCGCCGGCCTGCGGGTGCACTTCACGTTCGACGAGTCCACCGCCCGGCTCCCGGCCGCGACCGAGGCGGAGTTGTTGCGCATCGCGCAGGAGGCCATCACCAACGCCCGCAAGCACGCGGGCGCATCCAATCTCTGGGTCACCTGCACGGTCGACCCACCATATGCGGAAATCGAAGTGTCCGATGATGGCAAGGGCTTCGCGGACGAGCGCCCGGACGGCCGTTACGGCCTTACCATCATGGCCGAGCGCGCCGAACGCATCCGAGGACGTCTCAAGATCACGCCGCGACACCCCAGCGGGACAACCGTGGCCGTAGTACTCGGAACTCCGCCTCGGCGCGATAGCGTGCGGGATAGCGTTTCCGCTCCAGAAGGGGAGTAA
- a CDS encoding SRPBCC family protein — MADTSTQSIQVHAPLARVAAVICDFSRYPEWAESIKKVEVLEEYEDGYAAQVRFQIDATVLVDEYTLEYAYADDLSRIEWHLVEPSKTQRSQDGSYDLVENADGSTTVTYTLAVDLAIGMLGMFRRKAEKMIMDTALKELKRRVESLPAA; from the coding sequence ATGGCGGACACCTCGACGCAGTCGATCCAGGTCCATGCGCCCCTTGCCCGGGTGGCCGCGGTGATCTGCGATTTCTCGCGGTACCCGGAGTGGGCCGAGTCGATCAAAAAGGTGGAGGTCCTCGAGGAGTACGAGGACGGATATGCGGCACAGGTCCGCTTCCAGATCGACGCGACCGTGCTCGTCGACGAGTACACGTTGGAGTACGCGTATGCCGACGATCTCTCCCGGATCGAGTGGCACCTGGTCGAGCCGTCGAAGACGCAGCGCTCCCAGGATGGCTCCTACGACCTGGTGGAGAACGCTGACGGCAGCACGACGGTGACGTACACACTGGCTGTGGATCTCGCCATCGGCATGCTCGGCATGTTCCGCCGCAAGGCCGAGAAGATGATCATGGACACGGCGCTGAAGGAGCTCAAGCGCCGCGTCGAAAGCCTGCCGGCGGCCTGA
- a CDS encoding ROK family glucokinase, whose protein sequence is MTLTIGIDVGGTKVAGGVVDELGNVLASNRRPTPAEDPAGTRDTIVEVAAELAAQYPAATAIGIGAAAWIDAAGSTVLFAPNLAWRDEPLQAYVSKAVGLPTVLDNDANVAAWAEFRFGVAQHATDSMVMITVGTGIGGGIVLNGKLWRGANGIAAELGHIQSVPDGHPCGCGRLGCLEQYASGNALVRFGRAGARQEPDRAATLLELAGGDPLAITGRQITEAARAGDGVAMDAFAQVGYWLGVALADLAQSLDPEILVIGGGVIDAGPLLMGPAERTYRDQLSQRNRFPVAEVHAARMGNVAGVVGAADLARYSV, encoded by the coding sequence GTGACGCTGACCATCGGAATCGACGTCGGCGGTACCAAGGTCGCCGGTGGCGTGGTCGACGAGCTGGGCAACGTGCTCGCGTCGAACCGGCGGCCGACGCCGGCGGAGGACCCGGCCGGCACCCGGGACACCATCGTCGAGGTGGCCGCCGAGCTGGCGGCGCAGTACCCGGCCGCCACCGCCATCGGGATCGGCGCCGCCGCGTGGATCGACGCCGCCGGTTCGACCGTGTTGTTCGCGCCGAACCTGGCCTGGCGCGACGAGCCGCTGCAGGCGTACGTCAGCAAGGCGGTCGGCCTGCCCACCGTGCTGGACAACGACGCCAACGTGGCCGCCTGGGCGGAGTTCCGGTTCGGCGTGGCCCAGCACGCGACCGATTCGATGGTGATGATCACCGTGGGTACCGGGATCGGTGGCGGCATCGTGCTCAACGGCAAGCTGTGGCGCGGCGCCAACGGCATCGCCGCCGAGCTGGGCCACATCCAGTCGGTTCCGGACGGGCATCCGTGCGGCTGCGGCCGGCTCGGCTGCCTGGAGCAGTACGCGAGCGGCAACGCCCTGGTCCGGTTCGGCCGGGCCGGCGCGCGGCAGGAGCCGGATCGCGCCGCGACCCTGCTGGAGCTGGCCGGTGGCGACCCGCTGGCGATCACCGGCCGGCAGATCACCGAGGCGGCGCGGGCCGGCGACGGGGTGGCGATGGACGCGTTCGCCCAGGTCGGCTACTGGCTGGGGGTGGCCCTGGCGGACCTGGCGCAGAGCCTGGACCCGGAGATCCTGGTGATCGGCGGCGGCGTGATCGACGCCGGACCGCTGCTGATGGGCCCGGCCGAGCGGACGTACCGGGATCAGCTGTCCCAGCGCAACCGGTTCCCGGTGGCCGAGGTGCATGCCGCCCGGATGGGCAACGTGGCCGGCGTGGTCGGCGCGGCAGACCTCGCCCGGTACTCCGTATAG
- a CDS encoding endonuclease/exonuclease/phosphatase family protein, translated as MSGVPLRVVSYNVHGLRDDRAALVGLIRDLAPDVLVVQEAPRRFRWRQKCALLAAETGLVVAAGGLPSLGNLLLVSLRVAIRRTWCLRYPLTPGRHLRGAVFAEGAVRGATFTVSGSHLATDPTERPAQAAHWKTRLSAVEGPLIAAADLNEGPGGSAWRMVEDGLLSSAEDVPTFPAAVPQRRIDGLFVSPDVTIEGYEIISTDRARAASDHLPVVADLLLPSDQP; from the coding sequence ATGTCCGGTGTCCCGCTGCGCGTGGTCAGCTACAACGTCCACGGGCTGCGGGACGACCGGGCCGCGCTGGTCGGCCTGATCCGCGACCTGGCGCCGGACGTCCTCGTGGTCCAGGAGGCGCCGCGCCGGTTCCGGTGGCGGCAGAAGTGCGCCTTGCTGGCCGCCGAGACCGGCCTCGTGGTGGCCGCCGGCGGTCTGCCGTCGCTGGGCAATCTGCTGCTGGTCAGCCTGCGGGTGGCGATCCGCCGGACCTGGTGCCTGCGCTATCCGCTGACCCCGGGCCGGCATCTGCGCGGCGCGGTCTTTGCCGAGGGCGCGGTACGCGGCGCCACGTTCACCGTCTCCGGCTCGCATCTGGCCACTGACCCCACCGAGCGCCCCGCCCAGGCCGCGCACTGGAAGACACGGCTGTCCGCAGTCGAGGGCCCGCTGATCGCCGCCGCCGACCTGAACGAGGGGCCGGGCGGCAGCGCCTGGCGGATGGTGGAGGACGGCCTGCTTTCGTCCGCCGAGGACGTGCCCACGTTCCCGGCCGCGGTGCCGCAGCGCAGGATCGACGGTCTGTTCGTCAGCCCGGACGTAACCATCGAAGGTTACGAGATCATATCGACCGACCGGGCCCGCGCTGCTAGTGATCATCTGCCGGTCGTCGCGGACCTTCTGCTCCCTTCCGACCAGCCCTGA
- a CDS encoding flavin-containing monooxygenase translates to MHDTPSPGDRRDAVCVVGAGASGLTAIKNLRELGFAVDCYERETGVGGAWNWRHDRSPVYASTHLISSRPLTEFPDFPMPDSWPDYPHHSQVLSYLERYAKHFGLTEHIWFGMEVVSAVPVEGGRWDVTTRSTGGGSSRTQQYAAVVVANGHNWSPLKPEIPGEFRGQVMHAGAYKDPAKLRGRKVLVVGGGNTGCDIAVEAAQQAAEVWHSTRRGYWYAPKYVFGRPADQVSDRLLKWRLPLWLRQRLYRRFVPDLTRHGLPEPDHRPYESHPVVNSLLPYYLGHGRIRPVPDVVRFDGAAVELADGRRVEPDLVITATGYRPRFDFLAPELLDAGEDGRPDLHLHAFARKNPTLAVIGLLQPDSGVLPLAHWQSVAVARWLRLRMTDPERAAAVQQKESARPLASWSRRRVVPGSRHWFEVDHVDYLRALSGLLKQMES, encoded by the coding sequence GTGCACGACACCCCCTCCCCGGGCGACCGGCGCGACGCCGTCTGTGTCGTCGGCGCCGGCGCCAGCGGGCTCACCGCGATCAAGAATCTGCGCGAGCTGGGTTTCGCGGTCGACTGCTACGAGCGCGAGACCGGTGTCGGCGGCGCTTGGAACTGGCGTCACGACCGCAGCCCGGTGTACGCGAGCACCCATCTCATCTCGTCCCGGCCGCTGACCGAGTTCCCCGACTTCCCGATGCCGGACAGCTGGCCCGACTACCCGCACCACAGCCAGGTGCTCAGCTATCTGGAACGGTATGCGAAGCATTTCGGCCTGACCGAGCACATCTGGTTCGGCATGGAGGTGGTCTCCGCGGTGCCGGTCGAGGGCGGCCGGTGGGACGTGACCACCCGGTCGACCGGCGGCGGCTCGTCCCGCACGCAGCAGTACGCGGCTGTCGTGGTCGCCAACGGGCACAACTGGTCCCCGCTGAAGCCGGAGATCCCGGGGGAGTTCCGCGGTCAGGTGATGCACGCGGGGGCGTACAAGGATCCGGCGAAGTTGCGCGGCCGCAAGGTGCTGGTGGTCGGTGGCGGCAACACCGGCTGCGACATCGCCGTCGAGGCCGCCCAGCAGGCCGCCGAGGTGTGGCACTCCACCCGACGCGGCTACTGGTACGCGCCGAAGTACGTGTTCGGCCGCCCCGCCGACCAGGTCAGCGACCGCCTGCTGAAGTGGCGGCTGCCGCTGTGGCTGCGGCAGCGGCTGTACCGGCGGTTCGTCCCCGACCTGACCCGCCACGGTCTGCCCGAGCCGGACCACCGCCCGTACGAGAGTCATCCGGTCGTCAACAGCCTGCTGCCCTACTACCTGGGCCACGGCCGGATCCGCCCGGTGCCGGACGTGGTCCGGTTCGACGGCGCGGCGGTGGAGCTGGCCGACGGCCGCCGGGTCGAGCCGGACCTGGTGATCACCGCGACCGGCTACCGTCCGCGGTTCGACTTCCTCGCCCCGGAGCTGCTGGACGCCGGCGAGGACGGCCGGCCCGACCTGCACCTGCACGCGTTCGCCCGGAAGAATCCGACGCTCGCCGTGATCGGCCTGCTGCAGCCGGATTCCGGGGTGCTGCCGCTCGCGCACTGGCAGAGCGTCGCGGTCGCCCGGTGGCTGCGGCTGCGGATGACCGACCCGGAGCGGGCCGCCGCGGTGCAGCAGAAGGAGTCCGCCCGACCGCTGGCGAGCTGGTCCCGCCGCCGGGTGGTGCCCGGTTCGCGGCACTGGTTCGAGGTGGATCACGTCGACTACCTGCGTGCTCTGTCGGGCCTGCTGAAGCAGATGGAGTCCTGA
- a CDS encoding alpha/beta hydrolase: MLRFEDWTDPVPPASREVITVLPDQEEHDDQPPVLFVPGLGHGARAFGEHWLGHTAGRGFPAHAVTPRPGGDLRAQVHDVVQVAASLPRQTVLVGHGVGALVVARALGRYPARAAVLVAPVLDGWAALGAALRSNPFGTLPAFFGGRLRLNEKQAGEHAGRIDVRPRAELLSRKPLPEPVGRPPTLVVGSPDDRVVRRTALDRAAARYGGAPLLFPGMGHNLMLESGWAEPIDAILDWLAKEL, encoded by the coding sequence GTGCTGCGTTTCGAGGACTGGACCGACCCGGTGCCACCCGCCTCGCGGGAAGTGATCACCGTCCTCCCGGACCAGGAGGAGCACGACGATCAGCCTCCGGTGCTCTTCGTGCCGGGACTGGGACACGGCGCCCGGGCCTTCGGCGAGCACTGGCTCGGGCACACCGCCGGCCGGGGTTTCCCGGCGCACGCGGTCACCCCGCGTCCCGGCGGCGATCTGCGCGCCCAGGTGCACGACGTGGTGCAGGTCGCGGCGTCGCTGCCGCGGCAGACCGTGCTGGTCGGCCACGGCGTCGGCGCGCTCGTGGTGGCCCGTGCCCTGGGCCGCTATCCGGCCCGGGCGGCGGTGCTGGTGGCGCCCGTGCTGGACGGCTGGGCCGCGCTCGGGGCCGCACTGCGGAGCAACCCCTTCGGCACCCTGCCGGCGTTCTTCGGTGGACGGCTACGGCTGAACGAGAAGCAGGCCGGGGAACACGCGGGCCGGATCGACGTCCGCCCGCGCGCCGAGCTGCTCAGCCGCAAGCCGCTGCCGGAGCCGGTCGGCAGGCCGCCCACGCTCGTCGTCGGCAGCCCGGACGACCGGGTCGTACGCCGGACCGCGCTGGACCGGGCGGCCGCCCGCTACGGCGGTGCGCCGCTGCTCTTCCCCGGCATGGGCCACAACCTGATGCTCGAGTCCGGCTGGGCCGAGCCGATCGACGCCATCCTCGACTGGCTTGCAAAAGAGCTCTAG
- a CDS encoding alpha,alpha-trehalose-phosphate synthase (UDP-forming), with translation MRQSSLVVVANRLPLDDNAAPDGACEWRRNPGGLASALHAILAPTPATWVGWSGKVGPAPALPDVGSLRLRPVSLTADELRGYYEGFANSTLWPLYHDAVQQPVFHRDWWETYRAVNQRFAEAAAEVAEEGAAVWVQDYHLQLVPQLLRELRPDLLIGFFMHVPFPPPELFMQLPRRIELLCGMLGADLVGFQREQAAHNFAQLARKLLGVAATDDAISVSGRTVRTGAFPVSIDVAEMRALVTRPDVVTQARQLRHDLGQPKRVLLSVDRLDYTKGIEHRLTAYSELLRDGYVKVRDTVMVQVAVPSRERVESYRDLRDRIESEVGRINGEYGRVGEPAIHYLNQPFARAQLAALYQTADVMVVTPLRDGMNLVAKEYVAAREDNSGALVLSEFAGSAAELEQAFLVNPHDLDGLKETLLRALEADPADLAARMSAMRRHLAGHDILAWARAYLKALDQTGRLAEQVAR, from the coding sequence ATGCGTCAGAGCTCACTGGTCGTCGTCGCCAACCGTCTGCCCCTCGATGACAACGCCGCACCGGACGGCGCCTGCGAATGGCGCCGCAACCCAGGTGGCCTGGCCAGCGCCCTGCACGCGATCCTCGCGCCGACCCCGGCGACCTGGGTGGGCTGGTCCGGCAAGGTCGGTCCGGCGCCCGCCCTGCCGGACGTCGGCAGCCTCCGGTTGCGGCCGGTGTCGCTGACCGCGGACGAGTTGCGCGGCTACTACGAGGGGTTCGCCAACTCGACGCTCTGGCCGCTCTACCACGACGCGGTGCAGCAGCCGGTCTTCCATCGCGACTGGTGGGAGACGTACCGGGCGGTCAACCAGCGGTTCGCCGAGGCGGCGGCCGAGGTCGCCGAGGAGGGCGCCGCCGTCTGGGTGCAGGACTACCACCTGCAGCTGGTCCCGCAGCTGCTCCGGGAGTTGCGGCCGGACCTGCTGATCGGGTTCTTCATGCACGTGCCGTTCCCGCCGCCCGAGCTGTTCATGCAGCTCCCCCGCCGGATCGAGCTGCTGTGCGGGATGCTCGGCGCGGATCTGGTCGGCTTCCAGCGGGAGCAGGCCGCGCACAATTTCGCCCAGCTCGCCCGCAAACTGCTCGGCGTGGCGGCCACCGACGACGCCATCAGCGTGTCCGGGCGGACGGTACGGACCGGCGCGTTCCCGGTCTCCATCGACGTCGCCGAGATGCGGGCGCTGGTCACCCGGCCGGACGTGGTCACTCAGGCCCGGCAGCTGCGGCACGACCTGGGGCAGCCGAAGCGCGTGCTGCTGAGCGTCGACCGGCTGGACTACACCAAGGGCATCGAGCACCGGCTCACGGCGTACAGCGAGCTGCTGCGGGACGGGTACGTGAAGGTCCGGGACACGGTGATGGTCCAGGTGGCCGTCCCGAGCCGGGAGCGGGTGGAGAGCTACCGGGACCTGCGCGACCGGATCGAGAGCGAGGTCGGCCGGATCAACGGCGAGTACGGCCGGGTCGGCGAGCCGGCCATCCACTACCTGAACCAGCCGTTCGCCCGGGCCCAGCTGGCCGCCCTCTACCAGACCGCGGACGTGATGGTGGTGACCCCGCTGCGGGACGGGATGAACCTGGTCGCCAAGGAGTACGTGGCGGCCCGCGAGGACAACTCGGGCGCCCTGGTGCTCAGCGAGTTCGCCGGGTCGGCCGCCGAACTGGAGCAGGCGTTCCTGGTGAACCCGCACGACCTGGACGGGCTGAAGGAGACCCTGCTGCGCGCCCTGGAGGCCGATCCGGCCGACCTGGCGGCCCGGATGAGCGCGATGCGCCGGCATCTGGCCGGACACGACATCCTGGCCTGGGCACGGGCTTACCTGAAGGCGCTGGACCAGACCGGGCGGCTCGCCGAGCAGGTGGCTCGCTAG